A window from Oncorhynchus mykiss isolate Arlee chromosome 9, USDA_OmykA_1.1, whole genome shotgun sequence encodes these proteins:
- the srm gene encoding spermidine synthase, with translation MDSIKDGWFTETCTLWPGQAMSLQVEEVLYQQKSKFQDVMVFRSKTYGNVLVLDGVIQCTERDEFSYQEMIANLPLCSHPCPKKVLIIGGGDGGVLREVVKHPLVESVVQCEIDEDVINVSKKYLPGMAQGFFSPKLTLNVGDGFEFMKQNQDAFDIIITDSSDPVGPAESLFKESYYELMKTALRDGGILCCQGECQWLHLELIKEMRTFCKTLFPVVDYAYCTIPTYPSGQIGFMLCSKNAQTTFRDPVRELSTNEVESMNLRYYNPEIHRASFILPEFARKVLSEA, from the exons ATGGACAGCATAAAAGACGGATGGTTCACAGAAACGTGTACGTTATGGCCTGGACAAGCGATGAGTCTGCAAGTAGAAGAGGTTCTTTACCAACAAAAATCTAAATTTCAAGATGTCATGGTTTTCAGGAG CAAAACCTATGGAAATGTACTTGTGCTGGATGGAGTTATTCAatgcacagagagagatgagtttTCCTACCAAGAAATGATAGCCAACCTACCTCTGTGCTCCCACCCTTGCCCCAAAAAG GTCCTGATTATTGGTGGAGGAGATGGTGGCGTCCTGAGAGAAGTGGTAAAGCATCCACTTGTTGAATCAGTGGTTCAGTGTGAAATCGATGAG GATGTAATCAATGTGTCGAAGAAATACCTCCCAGGTATGGCGCAAGGGTTCTTCAGTCCCAAACTCACTCTGAATGTTGGGGATGGATTTGAGTTCATGAAACAGAACCAGGATGCCTTTGACATCATTATAACAGATTCATCTGACCCTGTTG GGCCTGCTGAGAGTTTGTTCAAAGAGTCTTATTATGAACTAATGAAGACAGCCTTACGAGATGGTGGAATTCTTTGTTGCCAAG GAGAGTGTCAATGGCTCCACTTGGAGCTGATTAAAGAGATGCGGACCTTCTGCAAGACACTGTTCCCAGTGGTAGATTATGCCTACTGCACCATTCCCACCTACCCAAGTGGTCAGATTGGCTTCATGCTGTGCAGTAAAAATGCT CAAACCACTTTCAGAGATCCAGTGAGAGAACTATCAACAAATGAGGTGGAAAGTATGAACCTGAGGTATTACAACCCGGAGATCCACAGAGCATCGTTCATCCTCcctgagtttgcaagaaag GTACTGAGTGAAGCATGA